In Streptomyces sp. 840.1, one DNA window encodes the following:
- a CDS encoding YbjN domain-containing protein, translated as MSIDPSSIPNFGGQPEPQAAGPEGPVVPDQDLVKQLLEQMELKYVLDDEGDLAAPWEDFRTYFMFRGEGEQQVFSVRTFYDRPHDTDQRPVLLDAIDDWNRRTLWPKVYTHTHEPEEGAEDTTTSVRLIGEAQMLIGTGVSLEHFVSSTVSWVRASIEFDKWLLERLGLAPAEDEAEGTEQDAPEA; from the coding sequence GTGAGCATCGATCCGTCCTCGATTCCTAACTTCGGGGGCCAGCCCGAACCGCAGGCGGCAGGACCGGAGGGCCCCGTCGTCCCTGACCAGGACCTCGTCAAGCAGCTCCTGGAACAGATGGAGCTGAAGTACGTCCTCGACGACGAGGGCGACCTCGCGGCGCCGTGGGAAGACTTCCGCACGTACTTCATGTTCCGTGGTGAGGGCGAGCAGCAGGTCTTCTCGGTCCGTACGTTCTACGACCGCCCGCACGACACGGACCAGCGCCCGGTCCTGCTCGACGCGATCGACGACTGGAACCGCCGCACCCTGTGGCCCAAGGTCTACACGCACACGCACGAGCCCGAGGAGGGCGCCGAGGACACCACCACCTCGGTCCGCCTGATCGGTGAGGCGCAGATGCTCATCGGCACCGGCGTCAGCCTGGAGCACTTCGTCTCCTCGACGGTCAGCTGGGTGCGGGCCTCGATCGAGTTCGACAAGTGGCTCCTGGAGCGCCTCGGCCTCGCCCCGGCCGAGGACGAGGCGGAAGGCACGGAGCAGGACGCTCCCGAGGCCTGA